Proteins encoded in a region of the Panicum hallii strain FIL2 chromosome 3, PHallii_v3.1, whole genome shotgun sequence genome:
- the LOC112884405 gene encoding 5-methyltetrahydropteroyltriglutamate--homocysteine methyltransferase 1, with product MASHIVGYPRMGPKRELKFALESFWDGKSTAEDLEKVATDLRASIWKQMADAGIKYIPSNTFSYYDQVLDTTAMLGAVPERYSWTGGEIGFDTYFSMARGNATVPAMEMTKWFDTNYHFIVPELGPNTKFSYSSHKAVNEYKEAKALGVDTVPVLIGPVSYLLLSKPAKGVEKGFPLLSLLSSILPVYKEVIAELKAAGASWIQFDEPTLVLDLDAHKLAAFSAAYTELESALSGLNVLVETYFADVPAESFKTLTSLSSVTAYGFDLVRGTQTVELIKSGFPAGKYLFAGVVDGRNIWADDLAASLSTLQALEAVVGKDKLVVSTSCSLMHTAVDLVNETKLDSEIKSWLAFAAQKVVEVDALAKALAGQKDEAYFAANAAAQASRRSSPRVTNEEVQKAAAALKGSDHRRATNVSARLDAQQRKLNLPVLPTTTIGSFPQTVELRRVRREYKAKKISEEEYVSAIKEEISKVVKLQEELDIDVLVHGEPERNDMVEYFGEQLSGFAFTANGWVQSYGSRCVKPPIIYGDVSRPNPMTVFWSKTAQSMTSRPMKGMLTGPVTILNWSFVRNDQPRFETCYQIALAIKKEVEDLEAAGIQVIQIDEAALREGLPLRKAEHAFYLDWAVHSFRITNCEIKDTTQIHTHMCYSNFNDIIHSIINMDADVITIENSRSDEKLLSVFREGVKYGAGIGPGVYDIHSPRIPSTEEIADRINKMLAVLDTNILWVNPDCGLKTRKYTEVKPALTNMVSAAKLIRTQLASAK from the exons ATGGCGTCCCACATTGTTGGATACCCTCGCATGGGCCCCAAGAGGGAGCTCAAGTTCGCCCTCGAGTCTTTCTGGGATGGCAAGAGCACCGCTGAGGATCTGGAGAAGGTCGCCACCGACCTCAGGGCCAGCATCTGGAAGCAGATGGCTGATGCTGGGATCAAGTACATCCCCAGCAACACCTTCTCTTACTATGACCAGGTCCTTGACACCACCGCGATGCTCGGCGCTGTCCCGGAACGGTACTCATGGACCGGTGGGGAGATTGGGTTTGATACCTACTTCTCGATGGCCAGGGGCAATGCCACTGTCCCTGCTATGGAGATGACCAAGTGGTTTGACACCAACTA CCACTTTATTGTCCCTGAATTGGGCCCTAACACCAAGTTCTCCTACTCTTCTCACAAGGCTGTTAATGAATACAAGGAGGCTAAGGCG CTTGGCGTTGATACCGTGCCAGTTCTTATTGGACCAGTCTCATACTTGTTGCTCTCGAAGCCTGCCAAGGGAGTGGAAAAGGGTTTCCCTCTTCTTTCCCTTCTTAGCAGCATCCTTCCTGTCTACAA GGAGGTCATTGCTGAGTTGAAGGCAGCTGGGGCTTCATGGATTCAGTTTGATGAGCCCACCCTTGTCCTCGACCTTGATGCTCACAAATTGGCTGCATTCTCTGCTGCATACACAGAGCTTGAGTCTGCGCTTTCTGGACTCAATGTGCTTGTCGAGACTTACTTTGCTGATGTTCCTGCAGAATCATTCAA GACCCTAACATCTTTGAGCAGTGTGACTGCTTATGGTTTTGACCTTGTTCGTGGAACCCAGACTGTTGAGCTTATCAAGAGTGGTTTCCCTGCTGGAAAGTACCTTTTTGCTGGTGTTGTGGATGGACGCAACATCTGGGCTGATGATCTTGCTGCTTCCCTCAGCACTCTCCAGGCTCTTGAGGCTGTAGTTGGAAAGG ACAAGCTTGTTGTGTCAACTTCCTGCTCACTCATGCACACTGCTGTGGATCTTGTAAACGAGACTAAGCTTGACAGTGAGATTAAGTCATGGCTTGCTTTTGCTGCCCAGAAGGTTGTTGAGGTTGATGCTCTTGCTAAAGCATTGGCTGGTCAAAAGGATGAG GCTTACTTCGCAGCAAATGCTGCTGCTCAGGCCTCAAGGAGATCATCACCCCGTGTGACAAATGAAGAGGTCCAGAAGGCT GCTGCTGCTCTCAAGGGCTCTGACCACCGCCGTGCTACCAACGTTAGTGCTAGATTGGATGCTCAGCAGAGGAAGCTAAACCTTCCAGTCCTTCCCACGACCACAATTGGTTCGTTCCCACAGACCGTGGAGCTCAGGAGGGTCCGCCGTGAGTACAAGGCGAAGAA GATCTCTGAGGAGGAGTATGTCAGTGCCATCAAGGAGGAAATCAGCAAGGTTGTTAAGCTCCAAGAAGAGCTTGACATCGATGTGCTTGTGCATGGCGAGCCTGAG AGAAACGATATGGTTGAGTACTTTGGTGAGCAGCTCTCTGGTTTTGCATTCACCGCCAATGGTTGGGTGCAATCTTATGGATCAAGGTGTGTCAAGCCACCGATCATCTACGGTGATGTGAGCCGCCCCAACCCCATGACTGTTTTCTGGTCGAAGACTGCCCAGAGCATGACATCTCGCCCAATGAAGGGAATGTTGACTGGTCCAGTCACAATCCTTAACTGGTCCTTTGTCAGGAATGACCAGCCAAG GTTTGAGACCTGCTACCAGATTGCTCTTGCAATCAAGAAGGAGGTTGAGGATCTTGAGGCTGCTGGTATTCAG GTCATCCAAATTGACGAGGCTGCTTTAAGAGAAGGCCTGCCACTCCGCAAGGCTGAGCACGCTTTCTACTTGGACTGGGCCGTCCACTCTTTCAGAATTACCAACTGTGAGATCAAGGACACCACCCAG ATCCACACCCACATGTGCTACTCCAACTTCAACGACATCATCCACTCCATCATCAACATGGATGCTGATGTGATCACCATCGAGAACTCACGGTCTGACGAGAAGCTCCTCTCCGTCTTCCGTGAGGGTGTGAAGTACGGCGCAGGCATTGGCCCTGGTGTCTATGACATCCACTCCCCCAGGATCCCGTCCACTGAGGAGATTGCTGACCGCATCAACAAGATGCTCGCGGTGCTAGACACCAATATCCTCTGGGTGAACCCTGACTGCGGTCTCAAGACCCGCAAGTACACCGAGGTCAAGCCCGCCCTGACCAACATGGTCTCCGCCGCCAAGCTCATCCGCACCCAGCTCGCCAGCGCCAAGTGA